A part of Pectobacterium cacticida genomic DNA contains:
- a CDS encoding glycoside hydrolase family 88/105 protein: MHATDTTHADIKNIEGRYNDIYQKLELLFNEIITIRTDDAALKRQKVIASDLSIENWDWSQGVGIYGVWRLHQVTGEQRYLDYILAWYQRRLAEGLPEKNINRMAPMLTLATMSVVNDTHEHEALINEYAHWIEHQLPRTQENGFTHCTSDHPNEEQLWVDTLFMSGLFYARAGIYLGKPAYLDEISYQFLLHIKYLIDRETGLWMHGWNFTGDGNYGKALWGRGNGWAAISTVDFLEMLDNKDASYQMILSTFRRQADAALRYQDVSGMWRTLLDQPDSYLEASGTAGFTYALLKGIRLGLLDERYRAAAWNGVNALLSRINPQGEVADVSAGTSVGFDLDHYRKIAIKQRTYGQSLTMLALTEALAVLA; encoded by the coding sequence ATGCACGCTACTGACACTACGCACGCAGACATAAAAAACATCGAAGGCCGCTATAACGACATTTATCAAAAACTTGAGTTGCTATTCAATGAGATTATTACCATTCGCACAGATGATGCCGCCTTAAAACGGCAGAAGGTGATCGCTTCAGATCTTTCGATTGAAAATTGGGACTGGTCGCAAGGCGTAGGAATCTACGGTGTCTGGCGGCTTCATCAAGTGACAGGTGAACAACGTTATCTGGACTATATACTGGCATGGTATCAACGCCGGTTGGCAGAAGGATTGCCGGAGAAGAACATTAATCGCATGGCGCCGATGTTAACACTAGCAACGATGAGCGTTGTCAACGACACGCACGAACACGAAGCGCTCATCAACGAATATGCGCACTGGATCGAACATCAACTGCCTCGCACCCAGGAAAACGGCTTCACCCACTGTACCAGTGACCATCCCAATGAAGAACAACTCTGGGTCGATACGCTATTTATGAGTGGCTTGTTCTATGCGCGCGCTGGTATCTACCTCGGTAAACCGGCCTACCTGGATGAAATAAGCTATCAGTTTCTGCTGCATATCAAATACCTAATTGACAGAGAGACTGGGCTATGGATGCACGGCTGGAATTTTACCGGCGATGGCAATTATGGCAAGGCGCTGTGGGGACGTGGCAACGGATGGGCGGCCATTAGCACCGTCGATTTTCTTGAAATGCTGGATAATAAAGATGCCAGCTATCAGATGATTCTCAGTACCTTCCGCCGTCAGGCCGATGCCGCCCTGCGTTATCAGGATGTCAGCGGTATGTGGCGCACCTTACTCGATCAGCCAGATAGTTATCTCGAAGCCTCAGGCACCGCCGGTTTCACCTATGCGTTGTTGAAAGGCATACGGCTCGGTCTGCTCGATGAGCGCTATCGCGCCGCCGCCTGGAACGGCGTCAATGCCTTGCTGAGCCGCATCAACCCACAGGGAGAAGTGGCAGATGTATCAGCCGGAACCTCGGTGGGGTTCGACCTCGATCACTATCGTAAGATTGCCATCAAACAGCGCACCTATGGTCAGTCGCTCACCATGCTTGCATTAACAGAGGCATTAGCAGTATTAGCGTAA
- the zntB gene encoding zinc transporter ZntB translates to MNSFAEKALQPSGAIHAYQLDGKGGIIPINDLGEMNSAQTCWLHLDSTLPASARWLNNTTLVPDSARDALSGESLRPRVTRLGEGTLITLRSINLNSDARPDQLVALRVFITNKLIISTRRRKVQAIDDMLSDFKEGHGPTDSGSWLVSIAELLTDHTSEFIDDLHEKIIDLEEDLLEQKTPPRGELALIRKQLIVLRRYMTPQRDVFSRISGEKLPCMQDDDRRRMQEIADRLGRGLEDLDASIARTTVLSDETTALMTEAMNRRTYTMSLLAMIFLPTTFLTGLFGVNLGGIPGGDAPFGFYAFCLMLVILVGGVAWWLKRSKWL, encoded by the coding sequence GTGAACTCTTTTGCTGAAAAAGCGTTACAGCCTAGCGGGGCGATTCATGCTTATCAGTTGGATGGGAAAGGCGGCATCATTCCCATAAACGATCTAGGCGAAATGAACAGCGCGCAAACTTGCTGGCTGCACCTGGATTCAACGCTGCCGGCCAGCGCACGATGGCTGAATAACACGACGCTGGTGCCGGATAGCGCGCGCGATGCCTTATCGGGGGAAAGTCTTCGACCTAGGGTAACTCGTCTCGGAGAGGGGACACTTATCACGCTCCGAAGCATTAATCTCAATAGCGACGCACGGCCCGATCAACTGGTCGCCCTTCGCGTATTTATTACCAATAAGCTGATCATTTCTACCCGACGGCGCAAAGTTCAGGCTATCGACGATATGCTTAGCGACTTTAAAGAGGGGCATGGCCCGACAGATAGTGGAAGCTGGCTCGTGTCCATCGCAGAATTGTTGACCGATCATACCAGCGAGTTTATTGATGATTTACATGAGAAAATCATCGATCTGGAAGAAGACTTACTGGAACAAAAAACTCCCCCGCGCGGCGAACTGGCGTTGATTCGCAAGCAGCTTATCGTGTTACGTCGCTATATGACGCCCCAGCGCGATGTATTCTCCCGAATTTCGGGGGAAAAATTGCCTTGTATGCAGGATGATGACCGTCGCAGAATGCAGGAAATAGCCGATCGTTTAGGGCGAGGGCTTGAAGATCTGGATGCCAGCATCGCGCGCACTACGGTGCTCTCGGATGAAACCACCGCGTTGATGACTGAGGCCATGAACCGCCGTACCTATACGATGTCGCTATTAGCGATGATTTTTTTACCGACGACGTTCCTAACCGGATTATTTGGCGTCAATTTAGGGGGAATCCCTGGCGGCGATGCGCCATTTGGGTTTTATGCTTTTTGTCTGATGTTGGTAATTCTGGTTGGCGGCGTTGCATGGTGGTTAAAGCGCAGTAAATGGCTTTAG
- a CDS encoding peptide ABC transporter substrate-binding protein, giving the protein MHYGYSLGYAALIAAMANTAIAASVPAGTILADKQEIVRHIKDEPVSLDPIKAVGLPEAQVARDLFEGLVNQDAKGNSIPGVALRWRTTDNRTFIFTLRDNARWSNGDPVTAKDFVYSWRRLVAPENSASFAWFARLAGLQNAEQILAGKLPAEQLGVTAVDDHTLKVQLSKPVPYFVSLTANFSLFPVHQATVEKFGKNWTKPGNLVGNGAFKLDQRVVNEKLVLVQNPYYWDNAHTVLTKVTFVPINQESNATKRYLSGDIDITESFPKNMYQKLLKDLPGQVYTPEQLGTYYYAFNTQRAPTNDARVRKALSYAIDRRIIAEKVLGTGEKPAWHFTPDVTAGFNPDESQLQQYSQEELNAQAKALMAAAGYGPNHPLKLSLLYNTAESHQKVAIAVASMWKKTLGVKVRLVNQEWQTYIDSRNSGNFDVVRASWIGDYNEPSTFLSLLTSHHSGNIARFKNANYDRVLDEAGNQTDAQALNADYNRAEQLLLEEAPIAPIYQYTNGRLIKPWVKGYPIANPEDVAYSHRLYIEKH; this is encoded by the coding sequence ATGCACTACGGGTATTCTCTGGGCTATGCCGCGTTGATAGCCGCGATGGCGAATACAGCCATCGCGGCATCGGTTCCTGCGGGAACCATTTTGGCTGATAAACAGGAAATTGTCCGCCACATTAAAGATGAACCCGTGTCTCTTGACCCAATTAAAGCCGTTGGATTACCGGAAGCCCAGGTAGCTCGCGATCTGTTTGAAGGCCTCGTCAACCAGGACGCCAAAGGAAACAGTATTCCGGGCGTTGCGTTACGTTGGCGGACGACCGATAACCGCACGTTTATTTTTACCCTGCGCGATAATGCCCGCTGGTCTAACGGCGATCCGGTGACGGCAAAGGATTTTGTCTACAGTTGGCGGCGTTTAGTTGCGCCTGAAAACAGCGCGTCGTTTGCCTGGTTCGCCCGACTCGCTGGGCTTCAGAATGCCGAACAAATTCTCGCAGGCAAGCTGCCTGCCGAACAACTTGGCGTGACAGCCGTGGATGATCATACGTTGAAAGTGCAACTCAGCAAACCCGTCCCCTATTTTGTTAGCCTGACAGCCAACTTCAGCCTGTTTCCGGTGCATCAGGCTACGGTAGAGAAATTTGGCAAGAACTGGACAAAACCGGGCAACCTGGTTGGCAATGGCGCATTTAAACTGGATCAACGTGTCGTAAATGAAAAACTGGTGCTCGTGCAGAATCCATATTATTGGGATAACGCACACACGGTGCTGACAAAAGTGACCTTCGTGCCGATCAATCAGGAATCGAATGCGACGAAGCGCTATTTGTCCGGGGACATTGATATCACCGAATCATTTCCGAAAAATATGTATCAAAAGCTGCTAAAAGATCTACCCGGTCAGGTTTATACGCCGGAACAGCTTGGCACCTATTATTATGCGTTTAATACGCAGCGTGCGCCGACCAACGATGCCCGTGTGCGGAAAGCGCTCTCATACGCTATCGATCGTCGAATCATTGCAGAAAAAGTGCTGGGGACGGGGGAAAAACCGGCCTGGCATTTTACGCCGGATGTCACAGCGGGATTCAATCCGGACGAAAGCCAGTTACAGCAGTATTCTCAGGAAGAATTGAATGCGCAGGCAAAAGCGCTGATGGCCGCTGCGGGCTATGGTCCAAACCATCCGCTGAAATTGTCGCTGCTCTATAACACCGCCGAAAGTCACCAAAAGGTCGCGATCGCCGTGGCATCCATGTGGAAAAAGACGCTAGGCGTAAAGGTTCGTCTCGTCAATCAAGAGTGGCAAACCTATATCGACAGCCGTAATAGCGGTAATTTTGACGTCGTGCGGGCATCGTGGATCGGCGACTATAACGAACCATCGACATTTCTCTCGCTGCTGACCTCACACCATAGCGGCAATATTGCGCGTTTTAAAAACGCCAATTACGATCGTGTACTGGATGAGGCGGGCAATCAGACCGATGCTCAGGCGTTGAATGCCGATTATAACCGCGCTGAACAACTCTTGCTGGAGGAAGCGCCGATTGCCCCGATCTATCAATATACCAATGGACGCCTCATTAAACCGTGGGTAAAGGGGTATCCGATTGCCAATCCCGAAGATGTGGCATACAGCCATCGCCTTTATATTGAAAAGCATTAG
- the ttcA gene encoding tRNA 2-thiocytidine(32) synthetase TtcA, with protein MSENQKINQKQQYNLNKLQKRLRRNVGEAIADFNMVEEGDRIMVCLSGGKDSFTMLEILRNLQQSAPVNFSLVAVNLDQKQPGFPEHVLPQYLANLGVEYKIVEENTYGIVKDKIPEGKTTCSLCSRLRRGILYRTATELGATKIALGHHRDDILQTLFLNMFYGGKLKGMPPKLMSDDGKHIVIRPLAYCREKDIERFAEARQYPIIPCNLCGSQPNLQRQVIKDMLRDWDKRYPGRIETMFSAMQNVVPSHLADRALFDFKGIHHGSEVIDGGDLAFDRDDLPLQPVGWQQEEDDDASSLVRLDVVEVK; from the coding sequence ATGTCAGAAAATCAAAAAATTAACCAAAAACAACAATACAATCTCAATAAATTGCAAAAACGCCTGCGACGTAACGTCGGCGAAGCCATTGCGGATTTCAATATGGTTGAAGAAGGCGACCGCATTATGGTTTGCCTGTCCGGTGGAAAAGACAGTTTCACTATGCTGGAGATTTTGCGAAATCTGCAACAAAGCGCACCCGTTAATTTTTCTCTGGTTGCCGTAAATTTGGATCAGAAGCAGCCGGGTTTTCCGGAGCATGTCCTGCCTCAATATCTTGCTAACCTCGGCGTGGAATATAAGATCGTCGAAGAAAATACCTATGGGATTGTCAAAGATAAGATCCCGGAAGGCAAAACCACGTGTTCCCTGTGTTCACGCCTGCGCCGCGGTATTTTGTACCGGACCGCGACAGAGCTTGGCGCGACCAAAATTGCGCTTGGTCACCACCGCGACGATATTTTGCAAACATTGTTCCTGAACATGTTCTACGGTGGAAAGTTGAAAGGCATGCCGCCTAAGCTAATGAGCGATGACGGTAAGCATATCGTTATCCGCCCTCTTGCCTATTGTCGGGAAAAAGATATCGAACGTTTTGCCGAAGCCAGACAGTACCCGATTATTCCCTGTAACCTGTGCGGATCGCAGCCTAATCTGCAACGTCAGGTGATTAAGGACATGCTGCGTGACTGGGATAAGCGCTACCCTGGTCGTATCGAGACCATGTTCAGCGCCATGCAAAATGTGGTTCCCTCTCATCTTGCCGATCGGGCGCTATTTGATTTCAAAGGTATTCATCACGGTAGCGAGGTGATTGATGGTGGCGATCTGGCTTTTGATCGAGACGATCTTCCTTTACAGCCTGTTGGTTGGCAGCAGGAAGAGGATGACGACGCGTCATCGCTCGTGCGTCTCGATGTGGTAGAAGTCAAATAG